Part of the Bombina bombina isolate aBomBom1 unplaced genomic scaffold, aBomBom1.pri scaffold_1099, whole genome shotgun sequence genome, CTCTATAGAATAGAATTATACTGCACCAACAGTACTCTCCTGAACGCTCTCTTGCAGAAACTGTACACTGAGGGaaaataagaatgaatattctcaaaatgtttttcattattgcAGAACACCTCTATCCTTACCCTTTCcttgacgaggcaaagaactactgggaagaAAGAGGAAGTAGTAGGGATACTAGAGAGCTCTGATGTAGGGTGCATTCTCACTATCATTAGCAAGAAATATTATTTTTCAGGGTCAAATATGTCATTGTGGGACcaattttaaaaatccaaaatatagtTAAACTCATTTACTTTTCCAATGACTTTGTGGCACAGCATAAGAATAGGAAAAACTTTATAAACCATTGCCACCATGAAGACCACTTTTGTTTGAAATTGGAGTGGCTTTTCTTTGAAACTTCTGAGTGCAAAGGCCCATGTGATGATGTAGGAGGTATGGTGAAGCGGTTGATGGCAAAAGCAAGTCTGCAGCGTAAAAACACTAACATTTTGGGGGTTTGCTCAAGAAAAGTGAAAGAAAGCACTACCCacttttcagaaaaataaaaaaatggtgagGCAACTTGCATTTGTATATTTGACATGGAATGGCCCTGTGATTATTCTTCATATACATGcattgttgtatattttataatactGTATAGGTTTTCTTATGTAAAATCCAGCTAGTAAAGTTATTGTGAGTGCTCAGATTCATGAATCTTGGCTTGTTTTAGTGGATATTATTACTGTCCAAAAGCTCTACAAAGTACAGATAATAAAAGCTCTAAGTACTGAAATCAAAATGAATTCCAgtttcacacaaaaaaattaagtattttttttttattttactgtattattcttcattgcAAAACTTTATACTAATTTATATAACTTCATACCACAaacaaaaggaaaatattgtttacATACATATATGCTTCAGAAAACTAAACCCAGAACATATGCAagtcttcttgttttttttcttctacagtagaaatgtaataatttaaagggatactaaagctattttttttctttcatgattcaaatagagaatccaattaaagcaactttctaatttactcctattataattttttcttcattctctttctatctttatttggaaagcaagaatgtaagcttatgagccagcccatttttggtacagcacctgggtTGAACTTgccgattggtgactaaatgtagccaccaatcagcaagcgctatccagggtgcttaaccaaaaatgcaatcttgcaagagaacaaaggaaaaaatgataataggagtaaattagaaagttgcttaaaatggcatgctctatctgaatcttgaaagaaaaatttgtatttagcatccctttaagtaatttagtgaatttttttttttttacagtgtcacTATAATTAATAAACGTGATTGtaatctgtattttatatatatatatatatatataataaacaaggaACATGCTGCAGCATCTGGTGTTATACAATCAAAAACATACTTAAAGATAATGTAGAAAAGAAATGTGAAAATACAAAAGAGAGCAACATCATTATACATGAGCTAAAAGtctaatctttttatatgcacttcTTAAGGAGGTTCATACTAGAATAAAAGTAGTGCCTATATGTAGCGGAGTAACAAAACAGAATGTGGAGTACAAATTCCATTTCAAAgtgatctatctatctgtttaaacacacacacaaaatcatacaCCAGTGCTGTAATATCTATCAAGAATGCACAGATCACATTATATGGCACTTTTCTTATCTTACTTCGAACGTGATTCTCTGCACAATACAGCATATCTGCAGCATGAATAAACTGGTACCCAGTTCCTCTCACGCATAACTCTGCTTCGGTGTATCCCAGCACAATACTTCCTCTGTCAAAGCAGAAGAACAATAGTTATACTACATTAATTAATGAAGGCTTAAAAAGCAATATATTTGTAAGGTCATGGCTTGTTATTCTGAATATGTACATTTGTAAGGCTATAAATGAATGTTTGTATTCCACTTACTTTGTATCACAACCAATCGGGGTGAAGTCTAGTCTGTGCTTTGTTCTGAAAATAAAGTTTTTGGTTCGAATCTCAAGGATGGACGGAGACTGCAATGGAGTTGCCAAGGCAAAAAGTGCCAACTGAGGGGGAATTAACGACCCATCTTTCCCTTTCTTGTTCTGTCCATGCAGAAACTTTAAGCGTCCTTGAAAATTCATAGCCTTGAAATAAAAGACAACTAAAATTAAGAGGAACGATCGTTTTACTAGTATCATATGCCTATTCAGAATATCACCAAGGAAACAAAAGTTTGTTACAAAAAGCGACATACCAAGAATCCTGAAGAATTATCCAGTAGGCATCTTAACCTACATACAAAGTTCCTTTCCATAAAGGAAGAATTCTCAGGAGGAAGCTGATCTGGATTGTAGTTAGAGGTCGTCAATGGAAACCCATTATCATCTGTGGATAAAGAAAGATTAAGATCAATTTGAAAGGTATTTATGAATGCCAACATCCACTTTCAAAGCAAAAGAAAACCAACTAAGTGAATATATTTATATCCAACATATACAGTTATTAAATATCATGTAAACTGTAAGTAAATATATGAATAACAAGCAATGATTGTGGGTCTTCAACTTTTTAAAATACAGTATTTCATCCCTACCCACTGAGATACACTTCAGAATTAGCATTGAAAAGACAAGTGCACATAAAAACTCATACAAGGTTAACTGTAAGTAGAGGTTTATTAAATTAAAACCGCTTTGTGTCTCAGTTTGTAAATGACCATACTTTATCACATGTAGGTTTTACTTTCACAATcagattttctctttctttttttgcctTTGAAGCAAGTGTTGTCAAATCTGGAAAGGAGGTTTTAATATACTTATTCACCCCACTTTTTATACTCCTTTGAGAATGGTTTGGTAATTATCCCCATGACACCAgatggcaaaaaaaaaacaacaagcaaaaaaaaaacacttaatcccTAGAGTTACAAATCTGTAACAATGTAAGAATTTACAtatatttcaaattgtaatacagaaACAATATGTTGACAATTTTATGCTGAAATAATCTACAcaaggattttacttttttttttatatatatcaaagcCAAAAGGTGCATAATGAAAAGCATATTAAGACTCATTATATAATATCTTCAACAGGTTATCCAAAGAGATCACAAGAGTATATAAACAACACTATAGCAACAAATATTCTTATATGCACTCTAGGGTAATTATTGGTTGTATAAAGCTGCAACTACTAATACAATGTAAACTATTTTTAACCTACAATTATGGTTTATAATGTTTATAGCAGAAATGTTATAATACTCCAAATTATccatattaataaatacaatgttgcactctacagtataattcactTTAGCCTGTTAGGAAGAACTGAAGTGAATGTAttgtaaaacaaaaacatacagggagtgcagaattattaggcaagttgtatttttgaggattaattttattattgaacaacaaccatgttctcaatgaacccaaaaaactcattaatatcaaagctgaatagttttggaagtagtttttagttatagctattttagggggatatctgtgtgtgcaggtgactattactgtgcataattattaggcaacttaacaaaaaacaaatatatacccatttcaattatatatttttaccagtaaaaccaatataacatctcaacattcacaaatatacatttctgacattcaaaaacaaaacaaaaaacaaatcagtgaccaatatagccacctttctttgcaaggacactcaaaagcctgccatccattgattctgtcagtgttttgatctgttcaccatcaacattgcgtgcagcagcaaccacagcctcccagacactgttcagagaggtgtactgttttccctccttgtaaatctcacatttgatgatggaccaccggttctcaatggggttcagatcaggtgaacaaggaggccatgtcattagattttcttcttttataccctttcttgccagccacgctgtggagtacttggacgcgtgtgatggagcattgtcctgcatgaaaatcatgtttttcttgaaggattcagacttcttcctgtaccactgcttgaagaaggtgtcttccagaaactggcagtaggactgggagttgagcttgactccttatcaacccgaaaaggcccaacaagctcacctttgatgataccagcccaaaccagtactccacctccaccttgctggcgtctgagtcggactggagctctctgccctttaccaatccagccacgggcccatccatctggcccatcaagactcactctcatttcatcagtccataaaaccttagaaaaatcagtcttgagatatttcttggcccagtcttgacgtttcagcttgtgtgtcttgttcagtggtggtcgtctttcagccttaccttggccatgtctctgagtattgcacaccttgtgcttttgggcactccagtgatgttgcagctctgaaatatggccaaactggtggcaagtggcatcttggcagctgcacgcttgacttttctcagttcatgggcagttattttgcgccttggtttttccacacgcttcttgcgaccctgttgactattttgaatgaaacgcttgattgttcgatgatcacgcttcagaagctttgcaattttaagagtgctgcatccctctgcaagatatctcactatttttgacttttctgagcctgtcaagtccttcttttgacccattttgccaaaggaaaggaagttgcctaataattatgcacacctgatatagggtgttgatgtcattagaccacaccccttctcattacagagatgcacatcacctaatatgcttaattggtagtaggctttcaagcctatacagcttggagtaagacaacattcataaagaggatgatgtggtcaaaatactcatttgcctaataattttgcactccctgtaatgtatgtaagaacttacctgataaattcatttctttcatattggcaagagtccatgagctagtgacgtatgggatatacaatcctaccaggaggggcaaagtttccaaaacctcaaaatgcctataaatacacccctcaccacacccacaattcagtttaacgaatagccaagtagtggggtgataaaataaagagtagaaaagcatacaaaaagaggaactggaaatataattgtgcttttatacaaaaatcataaccaccataaaaagggtgggcctcatggactcttgccaatatgaaaggtaaattcttacataaattatgttttctttcatgtaattggcaagagtccatgagctagtgacgtatgggatagaaatacccaagatgtggaagtccacaaaagagtcactagagagggtgggataaaataacagccatttccactgagaaattaaattcacacaataattaagtttttctcaaaaaaaattaaatcaaaagcagtagaatcaaactgagacatctgcctgaagaactttttctaccaaagacagaacactttccaagaaagtagataatcttcaaaccaaataagactccaaaaaggaaaaattaataaatgaacaggcttgataccaaccaaagcctgaacaaaacagagaATAACAGGAAGTTAAAATTTGCAGATAAacgtatccaaaccatcctgaaaaactgtaaaatcctaggaattctaaaagaacaagaagagaatttatgaaaagaacactataaaatatgtgTTTTCCAAACCGGAAAATACATGTTCTTTGACACAGACTTATtagcctgcaacatagcgataaaaactgagccagagaaacctctatgactcaacacctgggtggataaaaatcaatgattttttttaaaaaaataaaaaaaatatgatattttttatttaaatcagattttttggatttaaatcggaTTTGGGAGAAGCACTGTCTCCAGCTCATTTTTTTGGCAAATATTGTCAATATCCAGTATCAGGGTCAAAACTTAAGTGCTGAGGAAGAGGAGTTAGCTATGACATGGGTATCCAGCAATCATCCATCtccaactataataaacttcaaaactaagggggaaccattcaagaaatatatgtttgctgaagatattttaaataaagtcacaccagtgaactggtggaagtcacttaagcacttggatttagagactgttcaagtaatgatttcacttttaacagcagtagcttcttctgcaggcgttgaaagcatattctcttcctttggactcattcattctaaattgagaaatcgtttgggacccgataaagcaggaaagcttgtttttcttttccagattatgaacaaagaagaagctgaagatgaatagtgagctacagaggacagtatttaagtttttcatgtgtaggctgggctgacagtctaagtttcttaaaatatatatatattgtttagccAAATTAGAATTAGCTAACAAACATCGATGGTTGTTTAAGCAAATAAcatatgctgtaatgttattgtttcagttgaataaatctatttaaattattattaaggtactgattatttttctccttcctaagtacaacagaaaagttgtccaaatatgaattatattgattaacctattaaactggggataaaaaaactaatatgaaaagttgttattctaaaaatcttcatctacttgcatattaaagttataccagcaagaattagtctttatgtagaaaactatgatttaaatcaagccttactgactagtgatttaaatcgtgatttaaatcgtgaattaaatcagtttgatttaaatcaaatccaccctgctcaACACTAATCAATACCATACCCCAAATTAGTCATTTGAGATCCTGATttaaaaaatagcccctaaaacaagagggctggccaaagagaagtgGCCaatgatggcaactggacatccgaacaggatccacataccaaacctgtgaggctatgctgaagctatcagaaacacatgacactgttccaatatgatcttgaaaatcatctttggaagaaaaaaacaaaggcggaaagatgtagttaggctgaaaaaccaagacactgctaatgcatccccCATCTCTACCTTAGGATCCCTGTACCTGAAAAAGGTGCCTGGGAAATTGAGaacacacatctgtatagagacaccactctcacagatgtaaagactgacgactgagataatccacctctcaaatgtctaaaatcataggcctagatttggagttcggcggtagccgtcaaaaccagcgttagaggctcctaacgctggttttggccgcccgctggtatttggagtcagtgattaaagggtctaacgctcactttacagccacgacttttccataccgcagatccccctacgccatttgcgtagcctatcttttcaatgggatctttctaacgccggtatttagagtcgtttctgaagtgagcgttagagctctaacgacaaaattccagccgcctgaaaatagcaggagttaagagctttctggctaacgccggttcataaagctcttaactactgtaccctaaagtacactaacacccataaactacctatgtacccctaaaccgaggtccccccacaccgccgccactcgattaaaattattaacccctaatctgccgaccgccacctacgttatatttatgtacccctaatctgctgcccctaaccccgccgacccctgtattatatttattaacccctaacctgccccccacaacgtcgccgccagctacttacaataattaacccctaatcttccgaccgcaaatcgctgccacctacgttatccctatgtacccctaatctgctgcccctaacaccgccgacccctatattatatttattaacccctaatctgccgccccccgctatcgctgacccctgcattacacttttaacccctaatctgccgctccgtaaaccgccgcaacctacgttctccctatgtacccctaatctgctgcccctaacaccgccgacccctatattatatttattaacccctaatctgccccccacaacgtcgccgacacctacctacacttattaacccctaatctgccgagcggacctgagcgctactataataaagttattaacccctaatccgcatcactaaccctatcataaatagtattaacccctaatctgccctccctaacatcgccgacacctaacttcaattattaacccctaatctgctgaccggagctcaccgctattctaataaatggattaacccctaaagctaagtctaaccctaacactaacacccccctaacttaaatataatttttatctaacgaaattaattaactcttattaaataaattattcctatttaaagctaaatacttacctgtaaaataaatcctaatatagctacaatataaattataattatattatagctattttaggattaatatttattttacaggcaactttgtaattattttaaccaggtacaatagctattaaatagttaagaactatttaatagttacctagttaaaataataacaaatttacctgtaaaataaatcctaacctaagatataattaaacctaacactaccctatcaataaaataattaaataaactacctacaattacctacaattaacctaacactacactatcaataaattaattaaacacaattgctacaaataaatacaattaaataaactagctaaagtacaaaaaataaaaaataactaagttacagaaaa contains:
- the LOC128643547 gene encoding aryl hydrocarbon receptor-like, whose amino-acid sequence is MATCDVVSLYTSIPHEGGIEASDVIHQSVYELIHTEDRPEFQQQLHWALDPVQSSDLSQRTQDDNGFPLTTSNYNPDQLPPENSSFMERNFVCRLRCLLDNSSGFLAMNFQGRLKFLHGQNKKGKDGSLIPPQLALFALATPLQSPSILEIRTKNFIFRTKHRLDFTPIGCDTKGSIVLGYTEAELCVRGTGYQFIHAADMLYCAENHVR